A portion of the Blastochloris tepida genome contains these proteins:
- a CDS encoding MaoC family dehydratase: protein MPRLFFEDFTPDWTISFGPRLVSREEIVAFAAEFDPQPFHLDEEAGKASLLGGLAASGWHMCAILMRMMCDAFLNDAASHGAPGIEEVAWLKPLRPGARITMRGAVIDARASKSRPGVGLVRFRFELVDADGATLMRQIHTKMIGRRGAEAA, encoded by the coding sequence ATGCCGCGTTTGTTCTTCGAAGACTTCACGCCGGACTGGACGATCAGTTTCGGCCCGCGCCTCGTCAGCCGCGAGGAGATCGTGGCGTTTGCCGCCGAGTTCGACCCCCAGCCCTTCCACCTCGACGAGGAGGCGGGCAAGGCGTCGCTGCTGGGCGGGCTCGCCGCCTCGGGCTGGCACATGTGCGCCATCCTGATGCGGATGATGTGCGACGCCTTCCTCAATGATGCCGCGAGCCACGGCGCCCCCGGCATCGAGGAGGTGGCGTGGCTGAAGCCGCTGCGCCCCGGCGCCCGCATCACCATGCGCGGCGCGGTGATCGACGCCCGCGCCTCGAAGAGCCGGCCCGGCGTCGGGCTGGTGCGCTTCCGTTTCGAGCTGGTGGACGCCGACGGCGCGACCCTGATGCGCCAGATCCACACCAAGATGATCGGCCGGCGCGGCGCGGAGGCGGCATGA